In one window of Candidatus Omnitrophota bacterium DNA:
- a CDS encoding type II toxin-antitoxin system HicB family antitoxin, translated as MLARYLDKPMEQSHFEKIEEEGIYWGEIPGLQGVWAKDATLEGCRNELREALSDWIALRLRLGLSMPVSFLQK; from the coding sequence ATGTTAGCTCGATACCTCGATAAACCCATGGAACAATCCCATTTCGAGAAAATTGAGGAAGAAGGGATTTATTGGGGCGAGATTCCCGGCTTGCAAGGCGTATGGGCGAAAGATGCCACCCTGGAAGGATGTCGCAATGAACTGCGGGAAGCGTTAAGCGACTGGATAGCGTTACGGTTGCGGTTAGGATTATCGATGCCCGTGAGCTTCTTACAAAAATGA
- a CDS encoding sugar ABC transporter ATP-binding protein, which yields MRNIHKAFGATKALSGVDLEVFPGQVHILVGENGAGKSTLMKILTGVHKADQGEVLFQGKPFAAAHPKAALLAGIAMIYQEFNLALQLPVHSNIFLGHEKRERGVVRAQEQREAAREIFRRLDSDIDPDIPVSRLGVAQRQLVEIARALSVNARLIVMDEPTAALSEKETKKLFEAIRSLKNEGVGIIYISHYLEEFGEIGDVYTVLRDGEKVGYGEMASATPDSLIQMMVGRKIEDLYPKSAHPLGEVLFSVTNLRSSNGTQRADIEVQAGEIVGVAGLVGAGRTEMLRALFGLDPGQMDELKIRGVSVWPPKPRNFLKNGVGLLSEDRAGEGLAQDMTIAANMTLSIPEKVSRRGVLSYKKMHNLSQDLIQRVGVKAESPEQKANQLSGGNQQKVALARLLGGDSQVLLLDEPTRGIDVGSKVEIYHLIDALAREGKGILMASSYLPELFGLCDSLYVMARGRLSRKYAIEEINEDGVMALATGVADEINVSAVG from the coding sequence ATGCGCAATATCCATAAGGCCTTCGGCGCCACGAAGGCTTTATCGGGAGTCGATTTGGAAGTTTTTCCCGGCCAGGTGCATATCTTGGTAGGAGAGAACGGCGCGGGTAAAAGTACGCTGATGAAAATTCTCACCGGCGTGCATAAAGCCGACCAAGGCGAGGTTCTGTTCCAGGGAAAGCCGTTCGCGGCGGCTCATCCCAAAGCGGCGCTGCTGGCGGGCATCGCCATGATCTACCAGGAATTCAACCTGGCGCTGCAACTGCCGGTTCATTCCAACATCTTTCTCGGTCATGAAAAGAGGGAGCGGGGCGTGGTGCGCGCCCAGGAACAACGGGAGGCGGCGCGGGAAATTTTCCGGCGGCTCGATTCCGACATCGATCCCGACATTCCCGTCAGCCGCTTGGGCGTAGCGCAGCGGCAATTGGTGGAAATCGCCCGCGCTCTCAGCGTGAACGCCCGGCTTATCGTCATGGACGAACCGACGGCGGCGCTTTCCGAAAAGGAGACCAAGAAACTGTTCGAGGCGATCCGCTCGCTGAAGAACGAGGGCGTCGGCATTATTTATATTTCCCATTATCTCGAAGAATTCGGCGAGATCGGCGATGTGTATACCGTACTGCGCGACGGCGAGAAAGTGGGCTATGGCGAGATGGCTTCCGCCACGCCCGACAGCCTGATCCAAATGATGGTCGGCCGCAAGATCGAAGACCTTTATCCCAAGAGCGCGCACCCGCTTGGCGAGGTTCTTTTTTCCGTAACCAACCTGCGCAGTTCCAACGGAACTCAACGCGCCGACATCGAAGTTCAAGCGGGGGAGATCGTGGGCGTCGCTGGTTTGGTCGGCGCCGGACGCACGGAGATGCTGCGGGCGCTCTTCGGCCTCGATCCCGGACAGATGGACGAATTGAAGATTCGGGGCGTATCGGTCTGGCCGCCGAAACCGCGCAATTTCCTGAAAAACGGCGTGGGCCTGCTCAGCGAAGACCGGGCGGGCGAGGGGCTGGCGCAGGATATGACCATCGCCGCCAATATGACCTTATCCATCCCGGAAAAGGTCAGCCGCCGCGGCGTTCTCTCCTACAAGAAAATGCACAATCTTTCCCAAGACCTTATTCAGCGGGTAGGAGTCAAGGCGGAATCGCCGGAACAGAAAGCGAATCAACTCTCCGGCGGCAATCAGCAAAAAGTGGCGTTGGCGCGCCTGTTGGGCGGCGACAGCCAAGTATTGTTGCTGGACGAACCCACGCGCGGCATCGACGTCGGTTCCAAGGTAGAAATTTATCACCTGATTGACGCACTGGCGCGCGAAGGCAAGGGAATCCTGATGGCTTCGAGTTATCTGCCGGAGTTGTTCGGTCTTTGCGATTCCCTCTACGTCATGGCGCGAGGACGGCTCAGCCGGAAATACGCCATCGAAGAGATCAACGAAGACGGCGTCATGGCCCTGGCGACGGGCGTAGCGGATGAGATAAACGTTTCCGCCGTTGGATGA